Proteins from a genomic interval of Cucumis melo cultivar AY chromosome 7, USDA_Cmelo_AY_1.0, whole genome shotgun sequence:
- the LOC103487600 gene encoding aspartic proteinase Asp1-like — translation MHIPTLLLVSILFASFAVSLSDKFLFADSEQFKTLRFGSSVLFPVRGNVYPLGHFTVLLNIGNPPKVFELDIDTGSDLTWVQCDVQCIGCTLPRDMLYRPHNNAVSREDPLCAALSSLDKVIFKNPNDQCGYEVEYADHGSSIGILVKDLVPMRLTNGKIITPNLGFGCGYDQENGDLQPPPSIAGVLGLSSSKATIVSQLSDLGHVSNVVGHCLAGRGGGFLFFGGDVPSSQMSWTPMLCNSEGKYSSGPAEVYFNGRAVGIGSLTLTFDSGSSYTYFNSQVYRAIEKLLKNDLKGQPLKLASDDKTLELCWKGPKAFESVIDVRNFFKPLAMSFKNSKNVQFQIPPEAYLIISKFGNACLGILDGTKEGLGNINLIGDISMLNKIVVYDNERKQIGWASENCNRLPRNEASW, via the exons ATGCACATACCCACTCTGTTGCTTGTCTCGATTCTCTTTGCGAGTTTCGCCGTTTCCTTGTCCGACAAGTTTCTCTTCGCCGATTCGGAGCAATTTAAGACCCTTCGATTTGGTTCGTCGGTTCTGTTTCCTGTTAGAGGAAATGTTTATCCTCTAGG GCATTTTACGGTGTTACTCAATATTGGCAATCCGCCTAAGGTTTTTGAGCTAGATATTGACACTGGGAGTGATCTCACTTGGGTTCAATGTGATGTTCAATGTATTGGTTGCACTTTG CCTCGTGATATGCTCTATAGACCACATAATAACGCTGTAAGTCGTGAAGACCCATTATGTGCGGCGCTTTCTTCACTGGATAAGGTCATTTTCAAGAACCCAAATGATCAATGTGGCTACGAGGTTGAGTATGCTGATCACGGATCATCCATTGGTATATTGGTCAAAGATCTTGTTCCCATGAGACTCACTAATGGCAAAATCATTACTCCCAATTTGGGCTTTGG TTGCGGATATGATCAGGAAAATGGTGATTTGCAACCGCCTCCTTCAATAGCTGGTGTCCTTGGCCTTAGTAGTAGTAAAGCTACAATTGTGTCACAGCTAAGCGACCTCGGTCATGTAAGCAACGTAGTTGGACACTGCCTCGCCGGACGTGGAGGAGGATTTCTATTCTTTGGTGGAGATGTTCCATCTTCACAGATGTCGTGGACGCCAATGTTGTGCAATTCAGAAGG GAAGTACTCATCTGGACCTGCAGAGGTCTACTTTAATGGGAGAGCTGTTGGAATTGGAAGCCTCACCCTGACTTTTGATAGTGGAAGCTCTTACACTTATTTCAACTCCCAAGTCTATCGTGCAATAGAGAAACTG TTGAAGAATGATTTGAAAGGACAGCCTCTGAAACTTGCATCTGATGATAAAACCCTTGAGCTGTGCTGGAAAGGTCCAAAAGCTTTTGAATCTGTGATTGATGTGAGAAACTTTTTCAAGCCCCTGGCCATGAGCTTTAAAAACTCCAAGAATGTTCAATTTCAAATACCTCCTGAAGCTTATCTCATAATCAGT AAATTTGGTAATGCGTGCTTGGGGATTTTGGATGGAACCAAAGAAGGATTGGGAAATATTAACCTAATCGGAG ATATTTCTATGCTGAATAAGATTGTAGTCTATGACAATGAGCGAAAGCAGATTGGTTGGGCTTCTGAAAATTGCAATAGACTTCCTAGAAATGAAGCTTCTTG GTGA